A window of the Macrobrachium rosenbergii isolate ZJJX-2024 chromosome 43, ASM4041242v1, whole genome shotgun sequence genome harbors these coding sequences:
- the LOC136828976 gene encoding uncharacterized protein, which translates to MNRTWGLEEEVIEIESEVRNILGRNPEGNDLYRPLVTVGQERGDPSHQNRRSRTPARNQNRNPGKTHQGRPSTVTCYNCQKRGHYASECYGTAYCPYHKKTGHNARDCKNRPRHRSQSQGRGRNRSQSPQIRRNRDENNDQAASLVYRH; encoded by the coding sequence ATGAATCGTACTTGGGGTTTAGAAGAAGAGGTCattgaaattgaaagtgaagtgAGGAATATTTTAGGTAGGAATCCTGAAGGGAATGatctatacagacctttagttacTGTAGGACAAGAGAGAGGGGATCCTAGTCATCAGAATAGGAGATCTAGGACACCAGCTAGAAATCAGAATAGGAATCCAGGTAAAACACATCAAGGAAGACCTTCCACAGTTACATGCTACAACTGCCAAAAGAGAGGGCATTACGCAAGTGAATGTTATGGAACAGCTTATTGTCCTTACCATAAGAAAACAGGACATAACGCCAGAGATTGTAAGAATAGACCTAGACATAGATCACAGTCACAAGGTAGAGGTAGAaatcgtagtcagtctccacagatAAGAAGGAATAGAGATGAGAACAACGACCAAGCTGCAAGCCTAGTATACCGACACTAA